In the Mesorhizobium sp. WSM2240 genome, TTTGGCAAGGGCGGCCACGACGCCTTCGTCGCGCAGATGGAAGAGAAGGGCATCGAGGTCGTCGCCGACGTCCCGAGCGAGAACGCGCAGGCTGACTTCGCCTCCGACGTCGTCAAGCTCAAGGGCTCGGGGGCCGAGGCGATCTTCGTCTATCTGACCGAGGAGGAGAGCGCGCGTTTCCTGCGCGAGGCCAAGAAGCAGGGCGTATCGGTGCCGCTGGTCGGCGAAACGACGCTGATCGGCCAGAAGGTAATCGACCTCGCTGGCGACGCCTCCGACGGAACGCTCGGTCATGTCAGCCTGACGCCGGACGCGCCCATTCCCGCAGTGCAGGAAATGGCGAAGAAATTCGAGGAGAAGTACAAGTACCGGGCGGACCACAACGCCATCAAGGGCTATATCGGCGCCTACGCCATCAAGTACGCAACCGAACTAGTCGGCGAACTGGACTCGCAGAAGGTCGCCGACAAGCTGCACGGCCTGACCCTCAAAGCGGCCGAGCACCCCGGCGTGCTGATGGACATCACCTGGGACGATACCGGCGAGGTCTCGCGCGAGAGCTTCCTGGTCGAGGTCACGGGCGGCAAGCAAACCATCAAGGCGACACTGCCGGCGAACTGACGGCGACTGGCTCCCTGCGGCGGAACGGGCGCCGCAGGGAACTGCCACCGCGTCGAGCCGGGGCGGCTCGAAATCCACGGGAGGTGGAAAGAACAAGAATGTCTGAATTTCTGCAGATCACGCTGTCCGGTCTCGCCACGGGCTCGATCTACGCGCTGGCCGCAATCGGCTTCACCCTTTTGTGGCAGGCCTCGCAGACGATCAATTTCGCGCAGGGCGAATTCGTCATGCTGCCCGCCTTCTTCGTATTGATCGGTATGCATGTTCTGGGGATGCCGCTAGCCGCAGCCATGCTTTTCGCGCTCGTGCTGTCGCTCATCCTTCTCGGCGCGATGTTCAAGAAGCTGGTTATCGAGCCGATGCTGCCGCACGGCACGCTGCCGATCGTCATGGCGACCATCGCGCTCGGAATACTGATGAAAGAGAGCGTGAAGGAATTCTACAGCGCCGAGGCGCAGCCTTTTCCGGCGCTGGTAAGCGACCGCACAGTAGATATTTTCGGCGCCGCGGTCTCGTTCCAGGATATTGCCAATCTGGCGATTTCGCTGCTGGTCGTCGTGGCGCTGCAGTTCTTCCTCAACGGCACTCGCACCGGCCGCTGCATGCAGGCGACCGCGCAGAATCCCGGTGTGGCCGAAATCCTCGGCGTCAATATCAAGCGGATGGTGCTGTACACCTTCCTCATCAACGCGGCGCTGGCCACCGTCGCCTCCTTCCTGATCTCGCCGATCTATCTGGCGAAGTTCTCCAATGGCGAGCCGATTGGCTTGGTCGCCTTCATCGCGGCAATCGTCGGCGGCTTCAATCAGATTCGCGGAGCTCTTGTTGGCGGCCTTCTGATCGGCGTCATCGACAATCTCGCGGCCTCCTACGTGTCGGTGCAGTACCGCGCCGCCGTGCCGCTTCTCCTGCTCATCGTCATCATCCTTGTCCGCCCGCAGGGCATTATGGGCAAGGCAGAAGGGAGGGC is a window encoding:
- a CDS encoding ABC transporter substrate-binding protein, with product MNRRSILGIATALMVGAVMPAAYAQETVKIANISELSGPGATSGVNWRDGAAMAIEEINAAGGILGKQVELTQYDSQSDAQTSRAMVQKAIDDGAFALLGTVYSGSTIVNMLVAQQAGIPQMTGSEAPKITALGNPYIFRTSFGAQKSMPKIAAYLKDEMKVSKVAIAWVNSEFGKGGHDAFVAQMEEKGIEVVADVPSENAQADFASDVVKLKGSGAEAIFVYLTEEESARFLREAKKQGVSVPLVGETTLIGQKVIDLAGDASDGTLGHVSLTPDAPIPAVQEMAKKFEEKYKYRADHNAIKGYIGAYAIKYATELVGELDSQKVADKLHGLTLKAAEHPGVLMDITWDDTGEVSRESFLVEVTGGKQTIKATLPAN
- a CDS encoding branched-chain amino acid ABC transporter permease, with amino-acid sequence MSEFLQITLSGLATGSIYALAAIGFTLLWQASQTINFAQGEFVMLPAFFVLIGMHVLGMPLAAAMLFALVLSLILLGAMFKKLVIEPMLPHGTLPIVMATIALGILMKESVKEFYSAEAQPFPALVSDRTVDIFGAAVSFQDIANLAISLLVVVALQFFLNGTRTGRCMQATAQNPGVAEILGVNIKRMVLYTFLINAALATVASFLISPIYLAKFSNGEPIGLVAFIAAIVGGFNQIRGALVGGLLIGVIDNLAASYVSVQYRAAVPLLLLIVIILVRPQGIMGKAEGRAV